The DNA sequence GCTTCCCCAACGTCACTAACGTAATCCCCGGAAAGGTGGTCTTTTCCGTTGACATCCGCGACATCAGAGATGAAGGCATTTCAAAGGTCGAGCAGCTTATCAGAGAAGAAGTAAAAAGAATATCAAGCGAATATGGGTTACAATATTCAATAAGCCTGGTCGGCGACTCAAAGCCGGTCAAGTTATCGGAGGAGGTCATCTCTGTAATTCAAAGGACCGCCGAAGAGGTTGGCGTAAAGTACCTTAAGATGCACAGCGGGGCCGGCCACGATTCAGCCATACTTACCGAGGTCACCGACGTGGGAATGATATTTGTCCCGAGCATTGAAGGCATAAGCCATGCTCCAGATGAAAATACGACCTTTGAGGACTTAAAGACAGGCTGTGACGTCCTGGTTAACTCCCTGGTAAAATTGGCACAGTAATATAATAATTTAAACGAACAGGCATCAACGTAAAAAGGGCAATACAAATCAGCTCGACTAAGGGGCAGTGATGACTAAGTGAGCGAAGCAAGTAAACTACTGCGGAATATACCCTCCATGGATAGAATATTGTCCTTGGAATGGGTGCAAAGCTATTATGCGGCCCTAGGACGCAAGGCCGTAAAATCGCTCATCGAGGAAATCCTTACAAGCTGTAGAGAGGACATATTAAGCGGAAACAGGAAAGAACTCGACGTCGAGGTTTTAATGAACGAAATTAAAGACGTGCTTGAGGAAAAGTCCAAGCAAAGCTTGAGGCGCGTGATTAACGCCACAGGAGTGATAGTTCATACCAATCTTGGAAGGTCATGTCTGGCAGAAGAGGCGATAGAAGCTGTAAGCGAAGCCTCAAGATATTACAGTAACCTCGAATACGACCTTGAAGCCGGCAGAAGGGGCCACAGGTACGATCACGTCGAATGGTTGCTGTGTCAACTGACGGGCGCAGAGGCAGCATTGGTCGTAAATAACAACGCAAGTGCCGTCCTTCTATGTTTGGCTGCACTTGCTGTCAATGGTGAGGCCATCATATCCAGGGGAGAGCTCATCGAGATTGGAGAATCCTTCAGAATACCTGATATAATGGCCTTTTCCGGTGCCAAGATGGTAGAGGTGGGCACCACCAACAGAACACACCTCTACGATTATGAAAGGGCCATAACCGAAAACACCAAGATAATTCTCAAGGTACACCCTTCCAATTACAGGATCGTAGGCTTCCACTCGCAGGTCGAGAGAAAGGACCTGGCAAACCTGGCTCACTCCAGGGGGTTGCTTGTAATGGAGGACTTGGGCAGCGGTTTTTTGGTAGATTTATCCTCCTATGGCTTAAGGGGCGAACCTACCATAGGCCAGTGCATCGAGGATGGGGTAGATGTCGTGACCTTTTCGGGCGATAAGTTGCTTGGAGGTCCCCAGATCGGCGGCATCGTCGGGAAAAAAGATATCGTATCTAAGCTAAAAAGACACCCTCTGCTGCGCGCCGTGAGGGTGGACAAGATGACCTTGGCTGCATTTGAATCTACCTTAAGGCTATACTTAAGGGAAGATATCGCCAAGATACCTACGATTCGCATGATAATGACGGACATCGAGGATTTGCAAAGAAAGGCAACGGGCCTTGCAAACTCGTTAAAAGAGCTTTTAAGCGAAAAGGAGGGTTGGCTGGTCGAAACGGTAAAGGTAAAAGACGTCGTCGGCGGGGGAGCGTTCCCTGACGACGAGCTTGACGGCTTCGGCGTGGCCATAAGACCCCCAAGGGACATGAGCGCGTCGACGCTGGTTTCGCAACTTAGGGATCTTGAAACTCCCGTGGTCGCAAACGTAGATCAGGACAAACTGATCTTTCACGTAAGGACCATGTCCGCAGAGGACTGCCAAATCTTAATTTCCCAAATGGGAAGGATGGTCTGATGGCAGAACCTGTAGAAACCACTGTAGTATTTGGAACGGCTGGGCACATAGACCACGGCAAGACGACCTTGGTAAAGGCCCTTTCAGGTGTGGATTGCGACAGGCTCGTTGAGGAAAAAAAGCGGGGCATTACAATAGAGCTTGGCTTCGCACCTCTTTCACTTCCCAGCGGCCGCATCATTAGCATCATAGATGTGCCAGGACACGAACGTTTTATTAGGCAGATGGTCGCAGGAGCTGCCGGCATAGATGCCGTCATCTTTGTCGTGGCTGCTGACGAAGGCGTAATGCCCCAGTCAAGGGAACACCTTGAGATCCTGTCGCTTCTTGGCATAAAAGAAGGCCTCGTCGTGCTGACCAAGGCGGACATGGTCGATGAGGAGATGCTTGAGCTTGCAAGGGAAGACGTTAAAGATCTGGTAAGAGGAACTTTCCTTGAGGGCAAGCCAATAATTGCCGTATCTGCCGTGACGGGCCTCAACTTAGATATCCTTCTCAAACAAATTGATGCCATCTTGGAGAATATTAGCCCCCGGGATATAAAGGGGCCATTCTTCATGCCGATTGACAGAAGTTTTCCCATAGCGGGCTTCGGCACGGTCGTTACGGGTACGGTTTACAAAGGAAAAGTATCGGTGGGCGATGCCGTAGATGTCCTGCCTTTGGATAAAAGCTCCAAGGTGCGGTCCATTCAGGTGCACGGCAAATCCGTAAAGCAAGCCCTGGCAGGACAACGATCAGCACTGAACCTTCCTGACGTCAAGTCAGCCGAGTTAAAGCGGGGCGATGTGGCGTGTTCAAGGGGCTTATTTAAGAGCACGCAATGTCTTGACGTAAGGCTTATGCTTCTTTCGTCCGCACAGGAACCATTGAGACATTGGCAAGAGGTCCACTTCCACATGGGCACCAGTGAATCCATGGCAAGGGTGGCACTATTAAACGACGCAAGGATAACGCCCGGAAATGAAGCCTTGGCGCAGGTGGTATTACATGAGCCAGTTGTAGCTTTAATAGGGCAACGCTTTGTAATAAGGGCTTACACTCCCCTGCGTACCATAGGCGGCGGCGAAGTGCTTTTCCCCTACGATAAAAAGCCCAAGGGCAAAAAGGCAAGAAACGAGCTCACGGTTTTTTTGAATAAATTAACTCAAGCCCAAAGCTTTGATGAAAGGATCAAGGCAATCATAGATCGCTTTGGTTTGCTCTCGCTTGAGGATGCTCTCACGCTTATCCAGCAGACCTCTGGCCAGCTGGAGAGCTCGTTGCGTCTCATGGCTGAAAGATCTGAAGTCTTGTTGGTCGAATCGGGAGATCAACCCCTGGTCATGTCATCTGCTTATTTTGATACGCTTAAGGAGGACCTGTACAACATTTTAACAAAGTATCATGACGAAAACCCACACATGTCGGGCATGAAGGCCTTGGATTTGATATCGGCCCTAGGACTTTCTTTGACAAAAAAACAGTCACAGGAGTTGATGAGACTGCTGGCAAGCCGGGGCCTGATCGAAATTGACGGCGAAATGGTAAGGCTTCCCGGAGCTTCTCCTAAGGTCAGCGAAGACACGTTGAGGGACAAGGAAATCCTGCTAGATTACTGCAACAAAAGGGGATTTCAGTTTCCGACTATCGAAGAAGCCATGAGCGAACTCAAGTTGGACAAGGTCAAGCTAGATCGCATCATAAACATCGCCAGACAAAACGGCGAGTTAAGGCTGATAGGTGGCGAATTTTTGCTCTCGCGAAACATAGAGGAAAAGGCGCTAGAAATATTACGCTCACTTCCCGAAATAACCATAGCGTCGCTGCGGGATGCCGCTAACGCCAGCAGAAAATACATATTGCCCCTTCTTGAGGACTTCGATGCCCGAGGCATCACGAGGAGGGTAGGGGATAAAAGAATACTGCTAAAAAAGAAATGAGCTTTTTAAGGATAAACCTTGGATAATGTTAAAACCAGCAACCATGCATCCTACAGCAGCATCATGAAGAATAAGCAACTTGCTCACATCACGATCGTAACGATATCAATACCGCTTTGGCTGTTCCTTTTTTCAAAAACGACCCCGTGCTACCGCCTTCGCTTACAATTTGATACACAAGCTCCGGATCACATACCCTTAAGCCAAACAACCCCACAACGCGCTTGGAGCCAAGGCCGTTTAGCAATTCAGGCCAAAGTGGAGTAGAAGGCCCGATGATCGCTACGCGGCCTGAGCAGAGGTCAAGCAGATGGTCTATGGTCTTGTTGATGAAGGCAGTGCCAGTTATAAAGACAACATCGCAGCGTGGCAGCTCCCATTCTGCCGCCCAATCAGGAAGGATTCCCTTCGAATGTTGCAAGGGGTTTCTTTCAAAGATGAGAAGTTCCTTTGCCCGCCCGGCGACATGACGGGCTAAAGGGGCAATGTTTCCGACCATACCGACTACATCGTCTTCGCTTATCCCAAGAAACTCTATAGGCTCTACATCCTGCATGGGTGCATTTTGAGACAGCACCGCATTTACTGTCGCAAGGCCTATGGAAGAGGCTATAGAATCGGCCGTCATCAAACCGCGTGCCAGGTCTAAAGCAAGCCGTCCAGCCAGAGGCCCCGACCAATTAAACTTACTGCAGCATCTGCCTTCGTCTAAGGTCGCAGCCAAGCCGCAACTGTCGTCTGAAAGCACCACACAGGTATAGCGCAAGCCTACCACCACTTTCTTGACAGTCAATCGCGAAAGCTCCGATTCAAGAGAAGTAATTAATCTTTCAACGATCACCTTTTATCTTCCTCCGTAAAAATGAAGAAAAACGGGCTTGTTTATTGATCATGATCATAGCGTAACATAGTTGCATGAAAAATACATCAAGCCCGTTTTCAAAAAGCGATCCTCAATCCACGGGAAGTATGGTCTTTACCTTGAAACCCCTGGTAATCACGGCCAAATTGTCCATATCCCCACGCAGTAAACACCATGGCGCAGGCTGCTATCACATACGCAAGAGGAACGTGACCTTTGCTCAATACGGCAACGACTCCATATATGCCCATGGGGGCTATGGGGACCATCGTTATTATGGCAAAGGCGATGAGGTCGCCCATCTTTAAGACTCGTTTTAACCCTTGTTTGTCCGTCTGATTCTCGCTATGATTTTCAGCCATGACATATCACTTCCAATTACTCGGATATTGCTTCCAAAAGCTTTTCTGCTGAAATTAGGCTTTTAGGAAGTTTAGCCCTTACCGTCTTACGCGGATCGACCAATTGACAAATTTCTAAGTCCATCGCCAAGCTTGCCAACATATACGCATCATGCCAGTCTATTTGAAGGGCATGCTCGAGAGATTTTACCGCCAAGTCCGTAGCTACATAAAAAGCTTTATTGATATCTTCATCGGAAACGATTATATACAGCCAGTCTTTTGTCTCTACACAGGGCCACGACGGTGACATTGCGCTTATCGATTTAAATTCGACGGTAACGCTTCCGGCTATTTCGCAAGCAGCCACGCAGATCTCGCCGTCTCCCATCACAGCGTGAAGATCGCCTAGTCCAAATAAGGCGCCGTCATAACTAACCGGAAAGTAAACGGTTGCGCCCTCGGTTATCACGGTGGTATCCATATTTCCTCCATGCCTTCCCGGTGTGCCCGTAGGCGTATTTTCAGGCGTGGCAACTCCGATCACGCCTATCATCTTTCTTACGGGTAAACCAAGATTTAAGAACTTGACCTTATCCTGATCTACATTGCATATTACGGTCTTGGCCTGCCTTACCTTATCACCAAGGATGCCTTCTTTGGGAATGGTAACTATGGCACCTTGCTCTTTCAGGTCTATCCTGTGAATCTTGACCGCTAAAGCGTCACCTTTCTTAGCTCCCTTTACGAAGATGGGCCCTGTGGCCGGGTTTATGCGCGAAAAGTCGATCTCCGTCACCAGTTGCTCTTCTTCGGTAATTTGATTGGAAAAGCAGTCCTTAGTTTCTATCTCAACCAATAAGCCCTGTTCAACCTCAGCAGCAGGAGGAAGCTTCGGGTCGAAGGAGAAGAAGGTAAAATCATTACGCACCACGATCTTTGGCCTTTCACAGCCTATCACAACGATCACCCCTTTTTAGTTCATCAACACAATATGTAAACTAAAATGTAAGGCTCGATTAAGTTTCAGTCAAGTTAGTGAATTGAGCTAACAACTTAAGATGTTATGCATGTCGTAAATCCAAATGGTGTGGATTCCTTTCTGGATTTTAATCTCCTTCGAGTACAACCTCGTCTCCTGGCTTAACAATGCCACCGTTGACTACCTCAAGGAAATAGCCCACCTTGGGCAGCAGACACCATCCGCGGTAATCGTATGTGTGAGGTTCATCCGGTTTTTTGCCCTTTTCTATTACAAGCAAGACCACGTCACGGCCAATTTTAAGGCGGCTTTCTAGGGGGATCTGATCAGGCAATCCCTCCACCACCAGGTTTTCGGCCAAGGACCCCGGCGGAAAGGAAAAGCCCGCCTCTTTTTCGGCGAGCTTTATATCCTCATATCTCAATAAGCTGACCTGTCGTGACGAAATGCCAAAATGGGAATCCCCATCAATGCCTTTTCCTTCGATGAATCGCGCCTCCGCCACGGGCTTTTTTGGTTCCTGTCTGTTTGAGCTAACGCATACTGCCAGAACGCGCGCCATTGCTTAAACCTCCTAATTCAATAGCTTAAATCCATATCTTACCATCCTTTACGACAAGTATATCATCCAAATAAAGTTCAGGGCTCCTCATTACAGCATCAACATGAACGCCTGCAGCAACTTTTCCACCAAAGGTGTCATTGCTTCCCATTGCTACATGAACAGATCCATATATCTTTTCGTCTTCTAGGATAACCCCGGTGAGGCGAGCTTTATCGTTGGTCCCAATGCCAAGTTCCGCCAAATTACGCGCATTGGAATTATCACCCAAAACCTCAAGCAGGCGATCAGCGCGATCGCCTTTCACGTCCAAAAGTAACCCCTGATCAAATTCCAGGATGAGTGGAGAATCAAGAAGCCCAATACCAACGCAAGAACCGTCTATAAGAACGCTCCCCGTCGCAGTGCCCTCAAGGGGCGCTATGTAAGCTTCGCCTGAGGGCAAATTTCCCGATTCTCCTTTATTGCGGTAAATTCCGGTGCTTGGCACGCCACGTCTTCCTTCAAGCGACATTAAAAGCGTATGCTTTCCGGTAACAATTCTGGCCGATCTCGCCTTATCCAGCAAGACAGTAACCTTTTTGGTCAATTTTTCTACTTTTTCATAGTCGGCATTTATCGGGCCATTAAAAAACATATCTTCAGTGATCCCTGGCATGGTGGCAATTCGTGCCCCACAACTGCAGGCATTTTTCCGTGCCTGCGTATGGGTAAGAGAAGCGCTGGTAGGTGCCATAACCACATCCGACATCGCCATAGCCTTTGCCACCAGCTCGTCGGGTTCCATGCCGCTTTTTTCAAGTTTTTGCATGCAAAGCAAGAAAGATCTAGCTTTTACCTCCATGCCAGCCTTAAAGATCGCATCGCCGATGTCCTGCGTAGCATCATCACACAGGACAAGGAGCCTTTCGCCCCCTGCTATGCCCATATTTACCATTAAAAGCTTCTTTGCAATTTCCATCAAACTATTTATTTCGCTCATCATGATCTTTTCCTCACTCAAGCAATTCCCTGGCTATGCGGCTTGCAACGGTCCTGGCCAAGATCACGGGACATGAAGTAATTTCTTTTGCATGCTTTTTCATCTTGGAAGTGTAGCCTATACAATCCATTACTATTAATTGCGCTCCCCATTCGGATAACTCCATAGCGCCCCTTGCTATTGAGGCATCAGACTCTACGTAAGGTGAGGCAGCCACTATCCGAAGGTCCTTTGTCACGGCAGACCATCTTTTGCGCGATTGCTCTATTTGGTCCTTTGAAGGGGTAAATACGCCTAACTTCAAACCTTCTCCAACTGCCTTGGTTACCTCAAAAAGCATTCTTTGGGGTCTCAAAAGAAAGCCATTTGCGCCAAAATCAGGAAATTCTCCAGTGCACAGAAGCAAAGTCACTTTGATACCGCTTTCAAAAAGCTTGCCGATCTTGTCCTGGAGCAGGGGAGTGATGTGCTTTTCTGCAACTTTGACGGATGTGCCGTCACGAAGCCTGGTTACCAATACATAATCTCCTTCTTTTGGAGCTAACTTGGCTATTTCTTCTTTACTAAGTCCATCTAGCGCTCCGGCCTCTACAATTTCAATGTCATGCCCCAAAATCGGTTTTATGTCCACCATAACGTCGTTTCTTGGCGACTGTCCTATTGTTACGGCACCAATTTTATACATTGTTCATTCTCCCTTTATAAATACAATTCAAGTGATCCGGGGCTCCTGGGCCACAACGCAGGCATTCTTTTAAGGAATCCTCGATCCCACTTGGTAATGTACCTTTGATGGAACAAATATATTCCATGAAGTTGCTAGCCCACGATTTATCTCCCTCTATCAAAAAAGTGGTACTACCTGCGCCTTCGTAAATTCCACCTCGTCCTATCACTGTTACATACGTGGCACCCAGTGCATAGATGCCATCAACCTCGCTAAAGACCTTGCCTACAATTGGAACTAATCCAACTGACATGCCCATAGACATATCCGGTACGTTTCGTCCACACCTGGACATCGCTTCCCTTAAAGAAAAGGGGCAATATTTTTCAAGCCCTGCAGCTACGATGATAGGCACTCCCTCGACATGCAAAAGAGGAAGAATCCTGCCCGGCTCACCCCCGAAAAAACGACCTGCCATCATAGCTGCATTTCCGTCCCCATCTATGATGTTTGCCCCACAAATTGCCAAATCGCTCGAACCCATTTGAGATACTATCTCCTCAAGGTGTCCATCCGCCGTTTCAGGTTTGCCGTTTCTAATCACAATGGAATGCGGGCCTTCAACATTACCTTCGGTCGATACGGCACCTCTCTCGGTTATCCTTCCGGATATCCTCAGTTTAATCCCAACCAAGGTCTCCGAAACTGCAGATACTGTCGTTCCCCCTTTCAAGAGTAAGATGCCTTGCTTCATTACGCGGTTGACTTCGGGTAACGAGGAAATGCCTCTTGCTATGACCCTTTTTCCCTCTTCTACGGTAAGTGTAACTTGAATTTTCATTTATTTTATCTTTCCTAAGGTCTGTAAATGCCTCATATGTCCATAAAGCGAGATTAATCTGTCGAATTCCGCCGCATCGTAAAAAGATACCCTTCCTTCACCGTAGTACTTAGCGACCTCAACGCTAAATCTAACCGCCTCGTCAATATCCATGGCCTGCGTAGCGCCCGTTGCACATCCCGGGACCGGCACCTCGGACGTCAAGGCAACTCCTACTACTGGTGCAGAGGTCGCCGTACACGGCTGCATTATGCTGTTTAAATGGTAAATGTCGTTGCCGTAAGGCGTGATATCCTGCATGGTTATGGGAAATACCACCGGCATTTTCCCGGTAACATAACTCATGAGAGACAACAAATCCTCGCTCACTCTCAGTATCCATCCCTCTTTTACAGTCGGCGATATGGCAAAACCGCGATGGTTTATGACTCTGTTTCCACGAGTCGTGTCAATCGAAAGCACAGCGTCCAACTCGCCGGTTATTTCTTCTTTGTTAGCCATCGCCATATCGATGGGGGAGCCCATGAAGGGGACGGGATCGTGTGGCTGGGTGGGGGCATCTGGACATATGTGAGTAGAGATGAAAACATCGCCCTTTAAGATATCTCCCTTGCTATACATATCACCTAAAAGCATGGCAGTAGCTACGGCAGCTATGCCTCCATCGGCGTCGGAGACCAGGCCAAGCCTTTCCGGTCTTGCGCCTATGCCGCCAAGCCTGCCGACTATGCCAAGGGTTGGAGCAGATCCTCCAGATCTTTTGCCCTCGTTTCCAGGTATCCAAACCTTTACAAAATCGGTCTTCCCATTTGGACCTGTTACCGTCTTTACCTCAACGTCTTTAAGCCCTATCTTAACCAACACTTCTTTGACGTCTTGTCCATTTACTTTGGGATTACCTAAAAGATCTATTGCCTCAATAGTCCATTTTAGCGACATGAAATTTACGCCTCCCGTTAAATTTTTAAGTAGCTTATTATTTCTTTTCCAATGACCTTTTCTATCGGTTCAAATAGCTCTTTACACCGCATGCCTTCACCCAAAATTAGGTTTTTGGCCGAAGCTGATACGACTATTACCATTTGATCTTTGCGAACCTCGGCACTTGTTGCGGGAATGCCACTTTCTCCATCAAGCGTCATAATAAGATCCGGAAAGGTACTGATACGTTTGCCGTTGCACTCTAATGTCATGTATTCGTTCCAAAAAGTAATTTCATGGCCATCTTCCAATACTATCTTTCCGTGGTCAAATCCTCCTTCGGAGACAAGTTTTTTATCCTTTACACGGGAAGCTGTGATTACGTTGCCTCCTAAAATATCCATCGAAGCAGAAGCTATAGCCCGTGGGCCGCTTGATTTTAGCTTCATCATGACCTCACCCAACTTTAAAGCTAACTTTATTGCACCCGGAGCACCATGGTCTTTTATGAAGGATGCCTTCACCGGATTCCTTGCCACAGCTACGAGACCACCTGCACAGACCGCACATTGTCTTACTAAAGAAGAAGCAGAATCTAGTGCACCTTTGAAAACTGCTTCCAAGTGCTTTTCAGTTTTGGGATTCCCTCCAACGGCACTTTGAACTGAAACGTAATCTTTAATTCGGTGCAACCCCATAGAACCCATCAAACCCGTAGGATGGGCCCGCCCATTGCAGGGTGCGTCAAGCAAAGCAAGATCCAAAACAGCAGCTGGCACCCACCCGTTGAAGATGGATCCTCCTCCGCACTCGTTGGTGATGAATGCGTTTATCCCAGAAACACCTACCGCTTGACACAGTTCGACCGTACGCAGGTGATCTTGGTCTGTCACAAAGGCTTCGCTTGACGACGGAGCTCCGACGGCAGAAGAGGTCAACACAACTGATTCGAGGTCAACAGCATTAATATCCTTCAATAAAACTTTGCCATGTTTCAGGGCTGTCTTTGCAAGCTTAATTCCTTCCGCCATAGAACCGCCACCGCCACCGCCGAGCAGACAGCCGCCGAGGGCTATGGCATCTACCATATCTTCAGTGATCAAGATTTCGCTCAAATCAATTACCTCCTCTTTGCTCTAAAACCGTCCACAAGGCAGCTGCAGCCGCCTTGAGCGGATCTACTACAATTAGACCCGTTTCTTTAGCGATCAAAGGCGCTACGTCTATGCTTGCCATGCCAGTGCATGCTAAAGCGAGCACTTTGACACCTTTCTGTTTTAGTTCCTCTGCCGCATTTAGTGTGTTCGATCTGCCCGCAGGGGTCATTAAGTCAAGCGTCGAAGTTACACCACTGGGTTTTGTCCAAGCTATCATGCGATCACGCAATACCGCCTTCATGCCCACGGGTACTTCATCTGTAATCCCTAAGACACCAATGGGGAGATCAAAGGAAAGAGCGATGCAGGCCGTCGTCCTCCCTGCGCCAACTACAGGTATCGAAAGTACTTCTTTAAGCTCGCTTACTCCAGGGTCTCCAGCACAGCTTACCAATATACCGTCGAAACCTTCGCTTTCGAATTCCTCTGCCAGGTTTATAACCTTCGGAACGGCCATTTGCTCCGTCGTGTCATCGTGTATACCTTCCGGCTGATCGGGAATGCAGCGCGACACCACCTCCAGCTCCGGAAACCACGACATCACCTTTTTCCCGTGAAGTTCGAGCAAATCCCGATCGCTTGTAGTGAGTACCCTTATTAGACCTACTTTTGCCCTTTTTACCACCATCCAAAACTCCTCCCTATAGAAAAGAAAAATCCATATATGCCATCGCCTGCTATGAAACCAGCACCGTAAAGCTCCATCTTTTCCTTATGCGTCTTCTCGTAAATGCGTCTTATGGCCACGGCGATCAGGAGACCTACCCCGTAAATCGGATTGTTTATAAGTAACCCAGTGGCAAAAAGTATACCCAATGCACGTTTTGCCTTACCAACAAACTGAATTATTGCCCCAGGTATTGCCCAAATGACAAGTTCCCGCAGGATTTGTGGACTTGAACCGGCCTTAATAGTGACGGCAAAGGCACGACTCACAGGAGGAATCAAATCAAGCTTGAAATGCATATTCATGAACAAAGCTACTGCGATCATGGCAACTATGCCGCCTATCATCTCTGATATAAACTGTTGGCGCCTTCCGTCAAGCTCGTAGGGAATATTTTTGCCCATTCCCCTTATGATCCATCCTGTTTTTAAATCATAGCCCATATCGGCAAAGCAAGAACCCGTGCTTGCTACATAACCGGAAAGTAAAGCTAGGGCTAAAGGAGGAAAGTTCATAAATAAACCTATGGTTAAAAATATGATTGTGATGGCAAAACCTGGAAACCATCCGGAGTGCATGGCACATAGGCCAACAAGTATTGGTGCGATAAGCGCTGATATACCAGACCAAAAAATCCACAAAGCCAGTTTTGATGTTGTCATTTCCGTATATACGCCAGAGATAAAAGCCAAGACCAACGCTCCCGCGATAAAGAGGACAAAAGACATAAGAATGACCTTCTTGGTTTCAGATGGAGATACCGTAGGAATATATTCATTATTTTCAATTTTACCTCTTGTTTTATCAGCTGAAGAGTCCTTTTTAAATATTATGATCATAGCCTGAATTAGCGATAC is a window from the Acetomicrobium flavidum genome containing:
- the selA gene encoding L-seryl-tRNA(Sec) selenium transferase, which gives rise to MSEASKLLRNIPSMDRILSLEWVQSYYAALGRKAVKSLIEEILTSCREDILSGNRKELDVEVLMNEIKDVLEEKSKQSLRRVINATGVIVHTNLGRSCLAEEAIEAVSEASRYYSNLEYDLEAGRRGHRYDHVEWLLCQLTGAEAALVVNNNASAVLLCLAALAVNGEAIISRGELIEIGESFRIPDIMAFSGAKMVEVGTTNRTHLYDYERAITENTKIILKVHPSNYRIVGFHSQVERKDLANLAHSRGLLVMEDLGSGFLVDLSSYGLRGEPTIGQCIEDGVDVVTFSGDKLLGGPQIGGIVGKKDIVSKLKRHPLLRAVRVDKMTLAAFESTLRLYLREDIAKIPTIRMIMTDIEDLQRKATGLANSLKELLSEKEGWLVETVKVKDVVGGGAFPDDELDGFGVAIRPPRDMSASTLVSQLRDLETPVVANVDQDKLIFHVRTMSAEDCQILISQMGRMV
- the selB gene encoding selenocysteine-specific translation elongation factor, which gives rise to MAEPVETTVVFGTAGHIDHGKTTLVKALSGVDCDRLVEEKKRGITIELGFAPLSLPSGRIISIIDVPGHERFIRQMVAGAAGIDAVIFVVAADEGVMPQSREHLEILSLLGIKEGLVVLTKADMVDEEMLELAREDVKDLVRGTFLEGKPIIAVSAVTGLNLDILLKQIDAILENISPRDIKGPFFMPIDRSFPIAGFGTVVTGTVYKGKVSVGDAVDVLPLDKSSKVRSIQVHGKSVKQALAGQRSALNLPDVKSAELKRGDVACSRGLFKSTQCLDVRLMLLSSAQEPLRHWQEVHFHMGTSESMARVALLNDARITPGNEALAQVVLHEPVVALIGQRFVIRAYTPLRTIGGGEVLFPYDKKPKGKKARNELTVFLNKLTQAQSFDERIKAIIDRFGLLSLEDALTLIQQTSGQLESSLRLMAERSEVLLVESGDQPLVMSSAYFDTLKEDLYNILTKYHDENPHMSGMKALDLISALGLSLTKKQSQELMRLLASRGLIEIDGEMVRLPGASPKVSEDTLRDKEILLDYCNKRGFQFPTIEEAMSELKLDKVKLDRIINIARQNGELRLIGGEFLLSRNIEEKALEILRSLPEITIASLRDAANASRKYILPLLEDFDARGITRRVGDKRILLKKK
- a CDS encoding DUF364 domain-containing protein — its product is MIVERLITSLESELSRLTVKKVVVGLRYTCVVLSDDSCGLAATLDEGRCCSKFNWSGPLAGRLALDLARGLMTADSIASSIGLATVNAVLSQNAPMQDVEPIEFLGISEDDVVGMVGNIAPLARHVAGRAKELLIFERNPLQHSKGILPDWAAEWELPRCDVVFITGTAFINKTIDHLLDLCSGRVAIIGPSTPLWPELLNGLGSKRVVGLFGLRVCDPELVYQIVSEGGSTGSFLKKGTAKAVLISLRS
- a CDS encoding acetamidase/formamidase family protein; translation: MIGCERPKIVVRNDFTFFSFDPKLPPAAEVEQGLLVEIETKDCFSNQITEEEQLVTEIDFSRINPATGPIFVKGAKKGDALAVKIHRIDLKEQGAIVTIPKEGILGDKVRQAKTVICNVDQDKVKFLNLGLPVRKMIGVIGVATPENTPTGTPGRHGGNMDTTVITEGATVYFPVSYDGALFGLGDLHAVMGDGEICVAACEIAGSVTVEFKSISAMSPSWPCVETKDWLYIIVSDEDINKAFYVATDLAVKSLEHALQIDWHDAYMLASLAMDLEICQLVDPRKTVRAKLPKSLISAEKLLEAISE
- a CDS encoding MOSC domain-containing protein, whose protein sequence is MARVLAVCVSSNRQEPKKPVAEARFIEGKGIDGDSHFGISSRQVSLLRYEDIKLAEKEAGFSFPPGSLAENLVVEGLPDQIPLESRLKIGRDVVLLVIEKGKKPDEPHTYDYRGWCLLPKVGYFLEVVNGGIVKPGDEVVLEGD
- a CDS encoding aminopeptidase, yielding MSEINSLMEIAKKLLMVNMGIAGGERLLVLCDDATQDIGDAIFKAGMEVKARSFLLCMQKLEKSGMEPDELVAKAMAMSDVVMAPTSASLTHTQARKNACSCGARIATMPGITEDMFFNGPINADYEKVEKLTKKVTVLLDKARSARIVTGKHTLLMSLEGRRGVPSTGIYRNKGESGNLPSGEAYIAPLEGTATGSVLIDGSCVGIGLLDSPLILEFDQGLLLDVKGDRADRLLEVLGDNSNARNLAELGIGTNDKARLTGVILEDEKIYGSVHVAMGSNDTFGGKVAAGVHVDAVMRSPELYLDDILVVKDGKIWI
- a CDS encoding AroM family protein: MYKIGAVTIGQSPRNDVMVDIKPILGHDIEIVEAGALDGLSKEEIAKLAPKEGDYVLVTRLRDGTSVKVAEKHITPLLQDKIGKLFESGIKVTLLLCTGEFPDFGANGFLLRPQRMLFEVTKAVGEGLKLGVFTPSKDQIEQSRKRWSAVTKDLRIVAASPYVESDASIARGAMELSEWGAQLIVMDCIGYTSKMKKHAKEITSCPVILARTVASRIARELLE
- a CDS encoding DUF1177 domain-containing protein: MSLKWTIEAIDLLGNPKVNGQDVKEVLVKIGLKDVEVKTVTGPNGKTDFVKVWIPGNEGKRSGGSAPTLGIVGRLGGIGARPERLGLVSDADGGIAAVATAMLLGDMYSKGDILKGDVFISTHICPDAPTQPHDPVPFMGSPIDMAMANKEEITGELDAVLSIDTTRGNRVINHRGFAISPTVKEGWILRVSEDLLSLMSYVTGKMPVVFPITMQDITPYGNDIYHLNSIMQPCTATSAPVVGVALTSEVPVPGCATGATQAMDIDEAVRFSVEVAKYYGEGRVSFYDAAEFDRLISLYGHMRHLQTLGKIK